The Amycolatopsis japonica nucleotide sequence AACGATGTCACCTACGGCGTCACGAGCTGGCTGTTCATCGGCGGCCTGCTCGCGACCGGTTTCCTCCTGATCGGCGCGGGCCTCGCGTCGAGACTCGCCCGGAGGCGCCGCTGAGCGGGCTGGGACCATCGGCGCATGGGTCTGTTCACCGTTCCCGAAGCCCGCGCCGAGCTCGCCCGGCTACGTCCGGTGCTCGACGAGCTCGTCCGTCTCCGCGCCGACGCGGCCGAACTCGCCGCTTCCCTGCGCCCGGGCGGCCGGGAGACCTCGCTCGGCGGGATGCCGGAGTGGAAGGCCGCGCAGGCCCGGCTGGACGACCTGATGACCACCGTCCAGCGGACGGGTGCGGAGCTGAAGGGGTTCGCCCCGCTCCTGGTCGACTTCCCCGCCGAGCTCGACGGCGTCGACGTCCTGCTGTGCTGGCTCGAAGGCGACCCGGAGCTGTGCTGGTATCACCGCGTCGACCTGGGTTTCGCCGGGCGGCGCCGTCTCCCGGATAGGGTCTCGGTCGTGAGCGAGGAGATCGCGGCCGGGCTGTTCGACGGCATCGCCGCGCACTACGACGAAGACACCTTCCACGGCCTCGTCGCCGACGCGCTCGTCGACGGTCTCGGCAGCACCGCGCCCGAGCGTGTTC carries:
- a CDS encoding DUF2203 family protein, producing MGLFTVPEARAELARLRPVLDELVRLRADAAELAASLRPGGRETSLGGMPEWKAAQARLDDLMTTVQRTGAELKGFAPLLVDFPAELDGVDVLLCWLEGDPELCWYHRVDLGFAGRRRLPDRVSVVSEEIAAGLFDGIAAHYDEDTFHGLVADALVDGLGSTAPERVLDVATGTGVAAFAALRLEPGEVLAIDISPGMIARAEAKAATDDPGKRITWQVASAVPSPVEDEGADAVLCASSLHFLGAAALRDWLRALRPGGRVGFSLPIASAFRPSEAFAAIVPADLKLPETEDDAAELASEAGFTEVTVKRLDVESDDRVRSVFVVHATRP